A genomic region of Bactrocera dorsalis isolate Fly_Bdor chromosome 3, ASM2337382v1, whole genome shotgun sequence contains the following coding sequences:
- the LOC105229671 gene encoding 2-hydroxyacylsphingosine 1-beta-galactosyltransferase produces MACRVWYGVALLFFATNIMAADILMVTMGGTKSHKIPFWELAKGLIHRGHNITFLNGFPSDFHINGLHEITPAGLVEYIQNYTNWDLLGSRMSGEMPLSMWDAFRYAFQSCDAMLEDAETRELMNRSFDLAILDGAFPECALGMVYQYKIPFMYMNTVGFYTGSLAKSGNPGSYAVTPNFYSSFTDTMNIFQRAMNTGIQVFQDVMHKLVMAFVYRVMRERIDTNIPHPYDISKNVSFILQNGHAVVSYPRALNPNVAEIACIHCKPAKPLPKDLEEFIASAGESGFIYVSMGSSVKAANMPESLRRLLVKTFARLPYHVLWKYEGDASEMQDLTANVRLSRWLPQQDILGHQKLRAFVTHGGLLSMFETVYHGVPVVTMPVFCDHDVNSAKAEVDGYAIKLQLETLTVSQLYKSLMKVIHDPQYRNAARSRQRLLTDQRSTPLETSIYWTEYVLRHKGAYHLQSPARNMSWIQYYLIDVVALYMGAIYLIYYLLKRLFSRPEVMQHSIRHAQHKVKKLN; encoded by the exons ATGGCGTGTCGAGTGTGGTATGGCGTGGCGTTGCTATTTTTTGCCACCAACATCATGGCTGCCGACATACTGATGGTCACAATGGGCGGCACCAAGTCACATAAAATACCCTTTTGGGAGCTGGCGAAAGGACTGATACACAG AGGTCACAACATAACATTTCTCAATGGTTTTCCATCGGATTTTCACATCAACGGCTTGCACGAGATCACACCAGCCGGCTTGGTTGAgtacatacaaaattatacgaACTGGGATTTATTGGGCTCACGTATGTCTGGTGAAATGCCTTTGTCGATGTGGGACGCATTCCGATATGCTTTTCAA TCCTGCGATGCGATGCTGGAGGATGCCGAAACTAGGGAGCTCATGAATCGCAGCTTTGATTTAGCTATTTTGGATGGCGCCTTTCCAGAGTGTGCACTCGGCATGGTCTACCAATACAAAATACCGTTCATGTATATGAATACGGTGGGCTTCTACACCGGCAGTCTGGCAAAGTCTGGTAATCCCGGTTCATATGCGGTAACGCCGAATTTCTATTCAAGCTTTACGGACACGATGAATATCTTCCAGCGGGCGATGAATACCGGCATACAAGTCTTTCAGGATGTTATGCACAAg TTAGTCATGGCGTTCGTTTATCGCGTGATGCGCGAACGCATCGACACAAATATTCCGCATCCCTATGATATCTCGAAAAATGTCAGCTTCATACTGCAGAATGGCCACGCTGTGGTGTCATATCCGCGTGCACTCAATCCGAACGTCGCCGAAATCGCTTGCATACACTGCAAGCCCGCTAAGCCGCTACCTAAAGATCTCGAGGAGTTTATTGCTTCGGCGGGCGAATCAGGTTTCATTTATGTGTCGATGGGATCATCAGTGAAGGCCGCCAACATGCCGGAGTCGCTGCGTCGTTTGTTGGTGAAAACGTTCGCACGTCTGCCATATCATGTGCTTTGGAAGTATGAGGGTGATGCTTCCGAAATGCAAGATCTCACGGCTAATGTGCGCCTGAGTCGTTGGTTGCCGCAGCAGGATATTTTGGGGCATCAGAAACTACGCGCCTTCGTTACGCATGGCGGTTTGTTGAGCATGTTCGAGACGGTATACCACGGTGTGCCAGTTGTGACAATGCCGGTCTTCTGCGATCACGATGTGAACTCTGCCAAGGCGGAGGTGGATGGTTATGCGATCAAATTACAGTTGGAGACTTTAACTGTTAGTCAGCTTTACAAGAGCTTAATGAAGGTCATACATGATCCGCAGTATAGAAATGCGGCGAG ATCCCGCCAAAGATTGCTGACAGATCAGCGTAGTACTCCCTTGGAAACATCCATATACTGGACAGAATATGTTTTGCGTCACAAAGGAGCTTACCACTTGCAATCGCCGGCAAGAAATATGAG ttgGATCCAATACTACCTTATCGATGTAGTCGCTCTCTACATGGGCGCTATCTACCTAATCTACTATCTGCTGAAACGTTTATTCTCCCGCCCCGAAGTCATGCAACATAGCATACGCCATGCTCAACACAAAGTAAAAAAGCTCAACTAA
- the LOC105229713 gene encoding sensory neuron membrane protein 1: MFKKILIGSAIALVLGIFVGFIGFPKLLNKMIKGQLNLKPGSEPRQMWEKFPIALNFSIYVFNVTNPDEVQNGGKPHVQEVGPFVFEEWKDKYDLEDFEDEDAVAYNMRNTFIFRPDLGLSGEDLIVMPHPLVQIMAIAVKRDKEALINMISEGLQALFKPTTPFVRAPFMDIFFRGIDVDCSIDHFAAKAICLNFHTGAIKGAEKVNSTHFKFSLFGGANHTDAGRYKVARGVKVSRDIGRVLEFDDSDELSVWDGDECNQFRGTDTTIFAPLMKPEEGLWSFAADLCRSLGAEFEKKTTYAGIPAYYYTIDLGDPKNDPDKHCFCKDYPDDCPPKGTMDLTLCNEAPMIVSLPHFFKADPQLVADVDGLDPVEEKHGVFIVFERISGTPLSAAKRLQFSLSVMPVPEVEVMKNLRTLTMPLFWVEEAASLDKTWTDMLKKKVFLVIKINNVFKWMSTIFGALGLAISLYMLFGRNQITTTNVTPTTEASTIDKH, from the exons CAATTAAATCTAAAACCTGGCAGCGAACCGCGACAAATGTGGGAGAAATTTCCCATCGcactgaatttttcaatttacgtCTTCAACGTAACAAATCCCGATGAAGTGCAAAATGGCGGAAAACCACATGTGCAAGAGGTCGGACCATTTGTATTTGA GGAATGGAAGGACAAATACGATTTAGAGGACTTTGAGGATGAGGACGCGGTGGCCTACAATATGCGCAACACATTCATTTTCAGACCTGATTTGGGCCTGAGCGGCGAGGATTTAATCGTGATGCCACATCCACTTGTACAA ATCATGGCTATAGCCGTCAAGCGTGACAAAGAAGCCTTGATCAACATGATATCCGAGGGTCTGCAAGCGCTATTTAAACCCACCACGCCATTTGTGCGTGCACCGTTCATGGACATTTTCTTTCGCGGCATCGATGTGGACTGCTCCATCGATCATTTCGCAGCCAAGGCgatttgtttgaattttcaCACCGGCGCCATCAAGGGAGCGGAAAAAGTGAACTCaacacatttcaaattttcgctCTTTGGCGGG GCGAATCACACCGACGCCGGTCGCTATAAGGTCGCGCGTGGCGTCAAGGTTAGCCGTGATATTGGACGCGTGCTTGAGTTTGACGACTCTGACGAGCTGAGTGTCTGGGATGGTGATGAGTGTAATCAATTTCGCGGCACCGACACAACCATCTTTGCTCCGCTAATGAAGCCCGAAGAGGGATTGTGGTCGTTTGCTGCCGATTTGTGTCGTTCTTTGGGTGCCGAGTTCGAGAAGAAGACCACTTATGCTGGCATACCGGCATACTATTACACTATCGACTTGGGCGATCCAAAG aacgATCCAGATAAGCATTGTTTCTGCAAGGATTATCCCGACGACTGTCCACCCAAAGGTACCATGGATCTCACCTTGTGCAATGAGGCACCCATGATTGTCTCGTTGCCACACTTTTTCAAAGCCGATCCGCAATTGGTTGCGGACGTAGATGGTTTGGATCCAGTGGAGGAAAAGCATGGCGTATTTATTGTTTTCGAAAGG ATATCTGGTACACCCCTCTCTGCCGCTAAGCGCCTGCAATTCAGCCTCTCCGTGATGCCCGTGCCGGAAGTAGAAGTTATGAAGAACTTACGCACACTCACCATGCCGCTCTTTTGGGTCGAAGAAGCGGCCAGTTTGGATAAGACATGGaccgatatgttgaagaaaaaGGTTTTCTT AGTCATCAAAATAAATAACGTCTTTAAATGGATGTCGACAATTTTCGGGGCCTTGGGTTTAGCAATCAGCCTCTATATGCTATTTGGTCGAAATCAAATCACCACAACCAATGTCACACCCACAACCGAAGCCAGCACGATCGATAAACATTGA